One Formosa agariphila KMM 3901 genomic window, AACCACCATGATGAGAATCGTAAATTGAACGCCCGTAAAAACGTTTCATCCCTCGTTTTGTATCAATCACTGTAGACGTATCTACCACTTTATCTTCTAACGCAGCAACCAAAGCCATTAACTTAAAAGTAGAACCTGGCTCATGAGATTCGCCCACAGCATAATTCAACTTTTCATAATAATTGCCATTTGTGGTTTTTCCTAAGTTAGAAATCGCTTTAACTTCTCCAGTTTCCACTTCCATCACGATTACCGTTCCATGTTCAGCATCGTAATACTCCAACTGCTTCAACAACGCATGATGTGCAATATCTTGGATATTCACATTTATGGTTGTATACACATCGTATCCATCTTTTGGCTCAACCTGATTATAATCGGCAATAGGTTTCCACTGTCCTTTACCTATATTTTGTTTTAAACGTTTTCCGTTTGTTCCTCTTAAATATTTTACTCCAAAAGCACCATCTATACCTGGACGTGTTACATGACCTTGATCATCTATACGCTCGTAACCAATGGTACGCTCTGCAATACCACCCATAGGATGTTCACGCTTGGTTTTTTGCTCTACAATTAATCCTCCTTTAAAAGCTCCAAGGCCTAAAAGTGGAAAATTTCGTAAACGGATATAATCTGAATACCCAATATTTCTCGCTATTAAATGGTATCTATTTTTGTTAGCACGCGCCTTACGCAATACGTTTTGATAGTAACTAGAAGGTTTCCCTCCAAACTCATGAAGCGAATCGCATAACGGCTTTAAATATTTTTCGAATGTTTTGGAAGTTGGCGTGACAGCATCGAAACGAATGTCATACTTAGGCACCGAAGTAGCCAAGAGACTTCCTTCTGAATCGTATACATTTCCACGATTTGCAGGAATAGTAACCGATTTTATAGTACGTTTTTCTGCTAGATTACGATACTTATCTCCATCGACAAACTGAATAGTACATAACTTGAATAGCACAGCCACTGCAAAGAGAAACATACATCCTGCTACAATATACAATCGGGTTAATATGTTCTTTTCGTTTGTTGCCAAATCTATACTCTAATTTTTAATTTTTAGTTTTATCTTTTTTGGTGGAATTTCGGAAGGCACCAAACCCTTTTCTGACATTTTTTTTACTATTGATGACTCCATCTTAATCCGCATCAATCGAGAACGACCATCTACAAAAGCCGACCGCAATTCTTTTACTTCATCACCTAACCGCGCAATATCATGAACTTTCTTATCTGCACTATGCGAGCTTGCAATCATGAAAAATGCTAAAATCATAACAAAAAGAATTCCTCGCCAATTCTTAAACGAATCTTCACTAACAAGAAACCTCCCTTTTAACAAGCCGTAAACACCTTTCCTCATACCTTCTCTGCAATCCTAAGTTTTGCACTTCTAGCTCTATTATTTTCTTTTACTTCTGCTTTCGAAGGAACAATTAGCCCGCCTACTTTTTTTAACGGCACTTCAAAATTTCCAAACACATCACGTT contains:
- a CDS encoding penicillin-binding protein codes for the protein MFLFAVAVLFKLCTIQFVDGDKYRNLAEKRTIKSVTIPANRGNVYDSEGSLLATSVPKYDIRFDAVTPTSKTFEKYLKPLCDSLHEFGGKPSSYYQNVLRKARANKNRYHLIARNIGYSDYIRLRNFPLLGLGAFKGGLIVEQKTKREHPMGGIAERTIGYERIDDQGHVTRPGIDGAFGVKYLRGTNGKRLKQNIGKGQWKPIADYNQVEPKDGYDVYTTINVNIQDIAHHALLKQLEYYDAEHGTVIVMEVETGEVKAISNLGKTTNGNYYEKLNYAVGESHEPGSTFKLMALVAALEDKVVDTSTVIDTKRGMKRFYGRSIYDSHHGGFGKISVARAMEVSSNIAFATIIDDNYSKNPEKFINRLKSWHLDQPLGIPIKGEGKPMIPEPGHSKWSRNALPSMAYGYNLSLTPLQTLTFYNAIANDGVMVKPRFIYSVKELNTPIETFHKEVINEQICSEQTVKEVQAILENVVKRGTGKSLYNPYFSMAGKTGTAQTEYWMADWKDNKRYISTFAGYFPAVNPKYSCIVVIHKPSTKKGFYGADVSGPVFKRIAQKIFTDTPIVDEVNSLQVVDKPVDEEFEKFYETAQKYKTIMPKVVGLPVMDAVALLENLGLEVEMDGLGDVKSQSIPEGEKIKENQKVVLKIS
- a CDS encoding FtsL-like putative cell division protein, which translates into the protein MRKGVYGLLKGRFLVSEDSFKNWRGILFVMILAFFMIASSHSADKKVHDIARLGDEVKELRSAFVDGRSRLMRIKMESSIVKKMSEKGLVPSEIPPKKIKLKIKN